A genomic stretch from Chitinophaga lutea includes:
- the gltX gene encoding glutamate--tRNA ligase has protein sequence MSQKKVRVRFAPSPTGGLHLGGVRTVLFNYLFARHHGGEFVLRIEDTDQTRYVPGAEEYIMECLRWCGLEPDESPLKGGPYAPYRQSERKALYRQYAEQLVAAGYAYYAFDTPEELEAMREVEKARGNHSPQYNYSIRKTMRNSLVLDAAEVATLLEKGAPHVIRIKMPENEELRFSDMIRGEVSFQTSTVDDKVLLKADGMPTYHLAVVVDDYLMKITHAFRGEEWLPSAPVHILLWKYLGWEADMPQWAHLPLILKPDGNGKLSKRDGDRLGFPVYAMNWTDPKTNELTRGFREIGFLPEAFVNMLAMLGWNDGSGQEIFSMEELIEHFSIERVHKGGAKFDYDKAKWFNHQYIVKTDDALLAKLFQPVLDEKGMVAEPAFVARIAGLVKERCHFINEIWDHGFFFFIRPEKYDADAVKPKWSAEKQAFFEEWAQVLEGLEDFTFAPLEDSFKQLAAAKNIKPGELQLPFRIMLCGGKFGPPVFVIAETLGKAETIERIKLGLAAFA, from the coding sequence ATGAGTCAGAAAAAAGTAAGAGTGCGCTTTGCGCCCAGCCCTACGGGCGGTTTACACCTGGGCGGCGTGCGCACCGTATTGTTCAATTACCTGTTTGCCCGCCACCACGGCGGTGAATTTGTGCTGAGAATAGAAGATACCGACCAAACCCGCTATGTGCCGGGTGCGGAGGAATATATCATGGAATGTCTGCGCTGGTGCGGACTGGAGCCGGATGAGAGCCCGCTGAAAGGCGGTCCTTATGCGCCTTACCGCCAGAGTGAACGGAAAGCGCTGTACCGCCAGTATGCGGAACAGTTAGTGGCCGCAGGATATGCCTATTATGCATTCGATACGCCCGAGGAACTGGAGGCCATGCGCGAAGTGGAAAAAGCGCGGGGCAACCATTCTCCCCAATACAATTACAGCATACGCAAAACCATGCGCAACTCGCTGGTGCTGGACGCTGCGGAAGTAGCCACACTGCTCGAAAAAGGCGCGCCGCACGTAATCCGCATCAAGATGCCGGAGAACGAAGAACTGCGCTTTTCCGACATGATCCGCGGCGAAGTGAGCTTCCAGACATCGACGGTAGACGATAAGGTGCTGCTGAAAGCAGACGGCATGCCTACCTATCACCTGGCCGTGGTGGTAGACGATTACCTCATGAAGATCACCCACGCTTTCCGCGGCGAAGAGTGGCTGCCTTCCGCACCGGTGCACATCCTGCTCTGGAAATACCTGGGCTGGGAAGCGGATATGCCGCAATGGGCGCACCTGCCGCTGATCCTCAAACCGGACGGCAACGGCAAACTCAGCAAACGCGACGGCGATCGTTTAGGCTTCCCCGTTTATGCCATGAACTGGACGGACCCGAAAACCAACGAACTGACCCGCGGTTTCCGCGAAATCGGCTTCCTGCCGGAAGCATTCGTGAATATGCTGGCCATGCTGGGCTGGAACGACGGTTCAGGCCAGGAAATATTTTCCATGGAAGAACTGATCGAACATTTCTCCATCGAACGGGTGCACAAAGGCGGCGCGAAGTTCGACTACGATAAAGCGAAATGGTTCAACCACCAGTACATCGTTAAAACCGACGATGCCTTGCTGGCCAAGCTTTTCCAGCCGGTACTGGATGAGAAAGGCATGGTGGCGGAGCCGGCCTTCGTGGCCCGCATCGCAGGCCTGGTGAAAGAAAGATGTCATTTTATCAATGAGATATGGGACCACGGTTTCTTTTTCTTCATACGCCCTGAAAAGTACGATGCCGATGCGGTGAAACCCAAGTGGAGTGCGGAGAAACAGGCTTTCTTCGAAGAGTGGGCGCAGGTGCTGGAAGGTTTGGAAGACTTTACTTTCGCACCGCTGGAAGACAGTTTCAAACAACTGGCCGCGGCAAAAAACATCAAACCGGGCGAACTGCAGCTGCCCTTCCGCATCATGCTCTGCGGCGGCAAATTCGGCCCGCCGGTGTTTGTGATCGCGGAAACGCTGGGCAAAGCGGAAACGATTGAAAGGATCAAACTGGGACTGGCGGCTTTCGCATAA
- a CDS encoding glutamine--tRNA ligase/YqeY domain fusion protein, protein MSEERSLNFLEQIVEDDIANGVNGGRVLTRFPPEPNGYLHIGHAKSICLNFGLAQKYNGQTNLRFDDTNPVTEDTEYVDSIKADIQWLGFQWANEFYASDYFEQLYNFAVELIKKGLAYVDDSTAAEIAALKGTPTEPGKDSPYRNRSVEENLQLFADMRAGKYPDGAKVLRAKVDMASPNMHMRDPLMYRIKHAHHHRTGDAWCIYPMYDFAHGQSDSIEQITHSICTLEFIPHRPLYDWFIEKLGIFPSRQYEFSRLSLNYTVMSKRKLLQLVNEGHVTGWDDPRMPTLSGYRRRGYTPSSIRTFADRIGVQKRDNLIDVGLLEFCIREELNKTANRVMAVMDPVKLVITSFPEGQTEELQAENNPEDESAGHRKVTFSNTLYIEREDFMENPPKKFFRLGPGLAVRLKYAYIIKCDSFEKDEAGNVTTIYCTHLPESRSGADNSGLTVKGTIHWVSAAHAAQAEVRLYDRLFSVENPAAEEGDFKSFINPNSLQVISNAMVEPSLLEAKAGDRFQFLRKGYFCVDQDSTPGKPVFNRTVTLKDTWAKEAKKS, encoded by the coding sequence GAAAGGTCACTGAACTTCTTAGAACAAATCGTGGAAGATGATATTGCCAACGGCGTCAACGGCGGCCGGGTACTTACCCGCTTCCCGCCCGAGCCCAACGGCTACCTCCATATCGGCCATGCCAAAAGCATCTGCCTCAACTTCGGACTGGCCCAAAAGTACAACGGCCAGACCAATCTCCGTTTTGACGATACCAATCCCGTGACGGAAGATACCGAGTATGTAGACTCGATCAAGGCGGACATCCAGTGGCTGGGGTTTCAGTGGGCCAATGAATTCTATGCTTCCGACTATTTTGAACAGCTGTACAATTTTGCCGTGGAGCTGATTAAAAAGGGCCTGGCGTATGTGGACGATTCCACCGCCGCCGAAATAGCCGCCCTGAAAGGCACGCCCACCGAGCCCGGGAAAGACAGCCCGTACCGCAACCGCAGCGTGGAAGAGAACCTCCAGCTGTTTGCAGACATGCGCGCCGGCAAATATCCGGACGGCGCCAAGGTATTGCGCGCCAAAGTAGACATGGCATCGCCCAACATGCACATGCGCGACCCGCTCATGTACCGCATTAAACATGCCCACCACCACCGCACCGGCGATGCATGGTGCATTTACCCGATGTACGACTTCGCCCACGGGCAGAGCGACAGCATCGAGCAGATCACCCATTCCATCTGTACGCTGGAATTTATCCCGCATCGTCCGCTGTACGACTGGTTCATCGAAAAACTGGGGATATTCCCCTCCCGTCAATACGAGTTTTCCCGCCTGTCCCTCAATTACACGGTGATGAGCAAAAGGAAACTGCTCCAGTTGGTGAACGAAGGCCATGTGACCGGCTGGGACGACCCCCGCATGCCTACCCTGAGCGGATACCGCCGCCGCGGCTACACCCCGTCCAGCATCCGCACCTTTGCCGACCGGATTGGCGTGCAGAAGCGCGATAACCTGATCGACGTAGGACTGCTGGAATTCTGCATCCGCGAGGAGCTGAATAAAACCGCCAACCGGGTGATGGCCGTGATGGACCCGGTGAAACTGGTGATCACCAGCTTCCCTGAAGGGCAAACGGAGGAACTGCAGGCTGAAAACAACCCGGAAGACGAATCCGCCGGTCACCGCAAAGTGACTTTCAGCAATACGCTGTACATTGAAAGGGAAGATTTCATGGAAAACCCGCCGAAGAAGTTCTTCCGGCTGGGGCCCGGACTGGCTGTACGTTTGAAGTATGCTTACATCATCAAATGCGACAGTTTTGAAAAAGACGAGGCCGGCAACGTGACCACCATCTACTGCACCCACCTGCCCGAAAGCCGCAGCGGTGCAGACAACAGCGGCCTGACGGTAAAAGGCACCATTCACTGGGTGAGCGCGGCGCATGCCGCACAGGCCGAAGTGAGGCTGTACGACCGGCTCTTTTCCGTGGAAAACCCCGCTGCGGAAGAAGGCGACTTCAAATCGTTCATCAACCCGAATTCCCTGCAGGTCATCTCTAACGCCATGGTAGAGCCTTCATTGCTCGAAGCCAAAGCCGGCGACCGGTTCCAGTTCCTGCGGAAGGGTTATTTCTGCGTGGACCAGGACTCCACACCCGGCAAACCGGTATTCAACCGCACGGTTACCTTAAAAGACACCTGGGCGAAAGAAGCCAAAAAGTCATAA